Proteins from a single region of Runella sp. SP2:
- a CDS encoding helix-turn-helix domain-containing protein, which produces MREYTVMHVEIEREKGIITKPFPASPDQCLYFYARDPVISRKGGETSLLTNAPSIIVGPQVTRVNLELHPNHLTVAVVFRPGGLHALLGQFPMTELFDCSIDSSLIWPTEIRELNEQLAATSNYDLMVALVEGFLVRQYARQSLSQLPFDKIIHTMVQSPQVYSIDKLADMACLSGRQFRRKFYEKMGLSPKTFARIVRFSKAFRLKEKNPKLDWLDVVTITGYHDFRHLVRDFKDFADATPALLSEEESRHQLKIYTTLD; this is translated from the coding sequence GTGAGAGAATACACGGTTATGCACGTAGAAATTGAGCGCGAAAAAGGAATCATTACCAAACCGTTTCCTGCTAGCCCAGACCAGTGTTTGTACTTTTATGCCCGTGACCCCGTCATTAGTCGGAAGGGTGGAGAAACATCTTTATTAACAAATGCGCCAAGCATTATTGTTGGGCCGCAAGTGACGCGGGTGAACCTGGAACTACATCCTAATCACCTCACGGTGGCAGTGGTGTTTCGGCCAGGTGGGTTGCACGCACTTTTGGGGCAGTTTCCAATGACGGAGCTGTTTGACTGTTCGATAGATAGTTCGTTGATTTGGCCAACCGAAATACGAGAGCTTAATGAGCAGTTGGCGGCTACCTCAAATTATGATTTGATGGTGGCTTTGGTCGAAGGATTTTTAGTGCGCCAATACGCTCGACAATCATTATCTCAACTGCCTTTTGACAAAATTATTCACACAATGGTACAGTCACCGCAGGTATATTCGATTGACAAATTGGCTGATATGGCGTGTTTAAGCGGACGGCAATTCCGTCGGAAGTTTTACGAGAAAATGGGGCTAAGTCCCAAAACATTTGCTCGAATTGTTCGATTTAGCAAGGCGTTTCGACTAAAAGAAAAAAATCCAAAACTAGACTGGCTGGATGTAGTCACCATCACAGGTTATCACGATTTTAGGCATTTGGTGCGCGATTTTAAGGATTTTGCCGACGCAACCCCAGCATTGCTGTCGGAAGAAGAAAGTCGTCATCAATTGAAAATCTATACGACGTTGGATTAA
- a CDS encoding cupin domain-containing protein — protein sequence MTPVFSRRFTLRSLFVAGLFPRFSATSDTSTQAVLVRKGEGERLKIGGSTFDFKLNKNQTGGKLAFAEAVISVGALGAPPHLHRTFDEICYVLEGTVQVWVEGEVVTLHLGDLHLRPKGKMHTFWNAGTIPAKCLEISMPGGHEDYLRDLSQVLAKGTRPQPEDFAALAQKHDIVYFWDKLPEIIKKYQVQL from the coding sequence ATGACGCCTGTTTTTTCTCGCCGATTTACGCTGCGTTCCTTGTTTGTCGCAGGTTTATTTCCACGATTTAGTGCTACTTCCGATACGTCAACCCAAGCAGTTTTGGTTCGGAAAGGCGAAGGTGAACGCCTTAAAATAGGGGGTTCTACCTTCGACTTTAAACTAAACAAAAACCAAACTGGAGGCAAATTGGCGTTTGCCGAAGCAGTTATTTCGGTAGGAGCGTTAGGAGCTCCGCCCCATCTTCACCGCACGTTTGACGAAATATGCTATGTCTTGGAGGGTACGGTACAGGTGTGGGTTGAGGGAGAAGTAGTTACACTCCATTTGGGAGATTTACATTTGAGACCCAAAGGAAAAATGCACACCTTTTGGAATGCAGGAACAATCCCTGCCAAGTGCCTTGAAATCAGTATGCCAGGGGGGCACGAAGACTACCTGCGCGATTTGAGTCAGGTGCTGGCCAAAGGAACTCGCCCTCAACCCGAAGATTTTGCGGCTTTGGCACAAAAACACGATATTGTGTATTTCTGGGACAAACTTCCCGAAATCATCAAAAAGTACCAAGTTCAGTTGTAA